TATCTGAGGTAACCAAAGCGGCTTTCGAAAACCCGTAACAACGATACCAGCATCAGCTATCTTTAGAGATATTTTTCGTTCCGTGATACTCCTGGAGCGAGACGACCCGGAATGTGTCTCCTCTTCGAATTGCTCTGAGTCCCAAAGACAACGCGTTCGCTCCGGCAATGGTGGTGAAATAGGGTACATTGTGATTCAGAGCTGCGAGACGAATCCTGTACGAATCCTGCATGGATTTCTTGTCTGCAGACGTGTTTATCAGCAGGGCAATCTTATTCTGGCGGATAAGGTCGATTACGTCGACATCACGTTTTTCATGGACCTTGTCGACGCGAGTACAGGGAATTCCGGCAGCTTCCAGAGCCACTGCAGTTCCATTGGTACACACGAAGGTGAATCCGCATTCCTTCAAACGACGGGCGACAATCACCGCATTGGCCTTGTCCGCGTGAGCTACGCTGAGGAACACCATGCCGCCTGACGGGATTGGAAAATCCGTACTGTACTGAGATTTGAGAAACGCCGGACCGAACTCCCGGTCGATTCCCATGACCTCACCCGTGGATTTCATCTCCGGTCCGAGCACGACATCCACGCCAGGGAACTTGATGAAGGGAAACACCGCTTCTTTCACGCTCACGTGATCGGGAAGAATCTCTTTCGTAAATCCCAGTTCATGGAGCTTCTTTCCAGCCATGACGCGAGCGCCGATCTTCGCAAGGGGCACTCCAATTGCCTTGGATACAAAGGGAATGGTTCTCGATGCCCTGGGATTCACTTCCAGGACGAAGATTTCTCCCTCTTTGAGCGCAAGCTGCAGGTTCATGAGTCCTTTCACCTTCAGCTCCAGAGCCAGCATGCGAGTAATGCGGCGGATCTCGTCCAGATGATACCGTCCGAGACTGTACGGCGGCAGTGAACAGGAAGAATCGCCCGAATGCACTCCCGCTTCTTCAATGTGTTCCATGATGCCGCCGATCACCACGTTTTCGCCATCCGCCACTGCGTCCACGTCTATTTCCACCGCGCCGGTGAGATATCCATCGACAAGGATCGGGTGCTCGGGCGAAGCCTGAACGACGTGCGTCAAATAGTCCTTGAGATCCTGTTCGTTGTGGACAATCTCCATGGCCCGTCCGCCAAGAACGTACGAGGGCCGTACCACGAGCGGATAGCCGATCCGCTCAGCCACTTCCATCACTTCCGCGTACGAATGGGCTATGTCGTTGGGCGGTTGATTCAGCCCCAGAGCTATGAGCATCTCTTTGAAGCGCTTCCGATCCTCGGCACGGTCGATTGCATCGGGCAGCGTGCCGATAATCGGAACTCCTGCCTCCCAGAGCGATACAGCGAGTTTCAGGGGAGTCTGGCCTCCGAATTGTACGATGACTCCATCAGGTTTCTCGCGTTTTACAATTTCCACCACGTCTTCAAAGGTGAGAGGCTCGAAGTACAGTCTGTCCGAGGTATCGTAATCGGTGCTTACAGTTTCCGGGTTACAGTTGACCATAATGGTCTCGTAATTGTCCTCTTTAAGCGCAAATGCACCATGCACGCAGCAGTAATCGAATTCGATCCCCTGACCGATGCGGTTTGGACCTCCACCGAGAATGACGATCTTCTTTCGGTCTGTCGGTGCGGATTCGTCTTCGTCTTCGTACGAGGAATACAGATACGGAGTATGTGCTTCGAATTCCGCTGCACAGGTGTCTACTCTCTTGTACACGGGGATTACCGTGTTCTTCTCTCTGAGCTCCCGAATATCCTTTTCGGTTTTTCCTGTGATCTGCGCCAGGCGAATATCCGAAAAACCGTACGCTTTGGCGTCACGCAGAGCTTCGGCAGCATCATCTGCCTCAAGCCTGCCGGACCTGGCAAGATCGGTTTCCATTTCCACGATTTGCGCGATCTGCCCCAGGAACCAGGGGTCCACTTTGGATGCTTCGTAAATGTCTTCCAGAGAAATCCCGGCTCGAATTGCGTCTGCCAGATACCACAGCCTTTCAGGCGTCGGTATCGCCACATGCTGTAGGATCTCACCCCGTGAGAGATCGGAAGGAAGTCTGGGATCAAGCCCATACACATCGATCTCCAGGGATCGGATCGCTTTCTGGAGCGATTCTTTGAATGTGCGGCCGATTGCCATGACTTCACCCACTGATTTCATCTGGGTATTGAGAACCCTGTCAGCACTGGGGAATTTCTCGAAAGTGAACCTGGGGATTTTGGTTACCACGTAGTCTATGGTGGGCTCAAAGGAAGCAGGTGTTTTGAGCGTGATATCATTGGCTATTTCGTCAAGAGTATATCCTACCGCGAGTTTTGCGGCAATTTTCGCAATGGGAAAACCCGTGGCTTTTGACGCCAGAGCACTGGATCGGCTCACCCGCG
The sequence above is a segment of the Desulfomonile tiedjei DSM 6799 genome. Coding sequences within it:
- the carB gene encoding carbamoyl-phosphate synthase large subunit, with the translated sequence MPKRTDIKSILMIGSGPIIIGQACEFDYSGTQALKALKEEGYRVILVNSNPATIMTDPEFSDATYIEPLKLDILTTIIERERPDALLPTLGGQTALNKAVELHDAGVLQKYNVELIGAGIDAIKKAEDRDLFKIAMTNIGLDLPESGYAENIDQAWEVARRIGFPNVIRPSFTLGGTGGSIAYSEEQFNDLARWGLEVSPVNRILVEESVLGWKEFELEVMRDGGDNVVIICSIENFDPMGVHTGDSITIAPAQTLTDKEYQILRDQSIAIIREIGVDTGGSNIQFAVHPDNGRVVVIEMNPRVSRSSALASKATGFPIAKIAAKLAVGYTLDEIANDITLKTPASFEPTIDYVVTKIPRFTFEKFPSADRVLNTQMKSVGEVMAIGRTFKESLQKAIRSLEIDVYGLDPRLPSDLSRGEILQHVAIPTPERLWYLADAIRAGISLEDIYEASKVDPWFLGQIAQIVEMETDLARSGRLEADDAAEALRDAKAYGFSDIRLAQITGKTEKDIRELREKNTVIPVYKRVDTCAAEFEAHTPYLYSSYEDEDESAPTDRKKIVILGGGPNRIGQGIEFDYCCVHGAFALKEDNYETIMVNCNPETVSTDYDTSDRLYFEPLTFEDVVEIVKREKPDGVIVQFGGQTPLKLAVSLWEAGVPIIGTLPDAIDRAEDRKRFKEMLIALGLNQPPNDIAHSYAEVMEVAERIGYPLVVRPSYVLGGRAMEIVHNEQDLKDYLTHVVQASPEHPILVDGYLTGAVEIDVDAVADGENVVIGGIMEHIEEAGVHSGDSSCSLPPYSLGRYHLDEIRRITRMLALELKVKGLMNLQLALKEGEIFVLEVNPRASRTIPFVSKAIGVPLAKIGARVMAGKKLHELGFTKEILPDHVSVKEAVFPFIKFPGVDVVLGPEMKSTGEVMGIDREFGPAFLKSQYSTDFPIPSGGMVFLSVAHADKANAVIVARRLKECGFTFVCTNGTAVALEAAGIPCTRVDKVHEKRDVDVIDLIRQNKIALLINTSADKKSMQDSYRIRLAALNHNVPYFTTIAGANALSLGLRAIRRGDTFRVVSLQEYHGTKNISKDS